The following are from one region of the candidate division KSB1 bacterium genome:
- a CDS encoding tetratricopeptide repeat protein, giving the protein MRKENWITNKLINCVGLILILVLGATATVEDSFAQRKKKKGKNNSEVDAEAARKKYEFELLKSWSFGFENYKNKQYDSSKKHFWNVAKLDTINKFGAKTYRYLGNSYLNGGDPDSAQVIFELGAEKYPEYTYLHQMLGYLLSNRGLTEEAVERYKKVVEQKPESVDDWNQLASLYVKLEQDEDAIAAYDKILAIDPNNMEAQQKKTALISRSGDIDALIAEKEKIRERDPQDSQVRFDLGKLYFEQVEEFEKSIERFHEFLTLVPNDIAAMEYVGNAYSRLDKSNDAITQFKSIMQIQPDNKKVMAEISRCYKDLGRFVSARSYARKVLAIDKSYGLGWIALGEAYEASAERCINQKDSKVDFNDKLVYELASGQYKKALADLEFRQDAERHLSFLQGVLPTQEDKFMHKNQKKARGECYKWIY; this is encoded by the coding sequence GTGAGAAAAGAAAATTGGATCACCAATAAATTAATAAACTGTGTTGGGTTGATTTTGATTTTAGTATTGGGGGCTACTGCCACAGTGGAGGATTCTTTTGCTCAAAGGAAGAAAAAGAAAGGAAAAAATAACAGCGAAGTTGACGCTGAAGCTGCCAGAAAAAAATACGAATTTGAGTTATTAAAAAGTTGGAGTTTCGGATTCGAGAATTATAAGAACAAACAATACGACAGCTCAAAAAAACATTTTTGGAACGTAGCCAAGCTTGACACAATAAATAAATTTGGGGCAAAAACCTATCGCTATTTGGGCAATAGTTACTTGAATGGCGGTGACCCGGATAGCGCCCAGGTTATTTTTGAGTTAGGTGCTGAAAAATATCCGGAATATACTTATTTACATCAGATGCTTGGGTATCTCTTGTCAAACCGGGGGCTCACAGAAGAAGCCGTTGAGCGATATAAAAAAGTTGTGGAGCAAAAGCCCGAGTCTGTAGATGATTGGAATCAGCTTGCTTCACTTTATGTAAAGTTAGAGCAGGATGAAGATGCGATTGCTGCTTATGACAAAATCCTCGCCATCGACCCCAACAATATGGAGGCTCAGCAAAAGAAAACTGCTTTGATTAGCAGGAGCGGCGATATAGATGCGCTCATTGCTGAAAAAGAAAAAATCAGAGAGCGGGATCCTCAGGATAGTCAGGTACGTTTTGACCTGGGGAAACTATATTTCGAGCAGGTTGAAGAATTTGAAAAGTCGATTGAGCGCTTCCATGAATTTTTGACCTTGGTCCCTAATGACATAGCCGCAATGGAATACGTCGGAAATGCTTATAGTAGGTTGGATAAATCTAATGATGCGATAACTCAGTTTAAGTCCATTATGCAAATTCAACCGGATAACAAGAAAGTCATGGCTGAGATAAGCCGGTGCTATAAAGATTTGGGCCGGTTTGTCAGCGCCCGCTCTTATGCCAGGAAAGTCTTAGCCATTGATAAATCTTACGGACTGGGCTGGATAGCTTTGGGTGAGGCTTATGAAGCATCTGCGGAACGTTGTATCAATCAAAAGGATAGCAAGGTGGATTTTAATGATAAATTGGTTTATGAACTTGCTTCCGGTCAATATAAAAAAGCCTTAGCTGACCTTGAATTTAGACAGGATGCTGAAAGGCATTTAAGTTTTCTACAAGGAGTTTTACCCACTCAGGAAGATAAGTTTATGCATAAAAATCAGAAAAAA